Proteins encoded in a region of the Vicia villosa cultivar HV-30 ecotype Madison, WI linkage group LG5, Vvil1.0, whole genome shotgun sequence genome:
- the LOC131602311 gene encoding zinc finger CCCH domain-containing protein 16-like, with translation MKELCRNFQRGSCTYGERCRFLHQQPNQQQRKSNAFGGQTNSYQQPNKNPFGFGSAAASAPNQQQKNNPFGFGSQNASQSNGAPKSNQFQPFENKWSRTSSKPQNGTQRPSDNNSQTVNHKCTDPEVCKRQIAEDFEQENPLWILTCYGHCKGAPCDIIGDISYEELRASAYEDAKNGMSLPLIVEKERNILKSKLVEFDKLLSEPYKMPLNSSLDIQKYQSNGGNVNAFSQATQNNSPLSVSSFSQLGASLNTGFERPSAPLVTPPAQPNSFGSGGNLFTSNTGNLFGSVISGAQNNTGNSFTSNTGNQFGSGISGAQNNTGNAFTSNTGNIFGSGVSGAQNNNPFSTPATMFPGSTSQFQQPSIAFNNTSSATMLQTASSDVQLNTSQVENASVDDSIWLKEKWNPGEIPEEAPPDRFIR, from the exons ATGAAAGAGCTTTGTAGAAATTTCCAGCGAGGCAG ttgtactTATGGAGAAAGGTGTAGATTTCTTCATCAACAACCAAATCAACAGCAGCGTAAATCTAATGCTTTTGGAGGTCAGACTAATTCATATCAACAACCCAATAAAAACCCTTTTGGATTTGGGTCTGCTGCTGCCTCTGCCCCTAACCAACAGCAGAAGAACAATCCTTTTGGTTTTGGATCACAGAATGCCTCCCAGTCAAATGGGGCCCCCAAATCAAACCAATTCCAG CCTTTTGAAAACAAATGGAGTCGAACATCATCCAAACCCCAGAATGGCACTCAACGTCCCTCTGATAACAATTCCCAAACAGTGAATCATAA ATGCACAGATCCTGAGGTTTGCAAGCGCCAGATTGCAGAAGATTTTGAGCAAGAGAATCCACTTTGGATACTTACATGCTATGGTCATTGCAAAGG TGCTCCTTGTGACATTATTGGAGATATTAGCTATGAAGAATTACGGGCATCGGCTTACGAGGATGCTAAGAATGGGATGAGTTTGCCATTAATT GTTGAAAAAGAGAGAAACATACTAAAATCAAAGTTGGTTGAGTTTGACAAACTACTTTCTGAACCCTACAAAATGCCTCTGAATTCTTCTCTTGACATTCAAAAGTACCAATCTAATGGAGGCAATGTAAATGCATTTTCACAAGCTACTCAAAATAATAGTCCTTTATCAGTCTCAAGCTTTAGCCAACTGGGTGCTTCACTGAACACTGGTTTTGAAAG GCCCTCTGCACCACTAGTGACCCCTCCAGCGCAGCCTAATTCCTTTGGAAGTGGAG GAAACCTTTTCACATCCAACACAGGAAACCTATTCGGCAGTGTAATCTCGGGTGCTCAAAACAACACAGGAAACTCTTTCACATCCAACACAGGAAACCAATTCGGCAGTGGAATCTCAGGTGCTCAAAACAACACAGGAAACGCTTTCACGTCTAACACAGGAAACATATTTGGCAGTGGAGTCTCAGGTGCTCAAAACAACAACCCCTTTTCTACTCCAGCGACAATGTTTCCAGGATCAACTTCTCAATTCCAACAACCATCTATTGCGTTCAATAACACTAGCTCCGCCACAATGCTTCAGACAGCATCATCAGATGTTCAGTT AAATACGTCCCAAGTGGAGAATGCGTCTGTAGATGACAGTATCTGGTTAAAAGAGAAATGGAATCCTGGAGAG ATTCCTGAAGAAGCTCCTCCAGACAGATTCATTCGGTAG
- the LOC131602310 gene encoding uncharacterized protein LOC131602310: protein MSMSLSLVRLSCSSHSIPPQLPNSRTARFSFCRYRRRHVSASSSIHRGLFKVHSLSSLGRAHEFDSISQRSHDEEEDDEQQIRTRASNEHQVDDEEEDEEEESISSCVFPERWDVLGLGQAMVDFSGTVDDEFLKNLGLEKGTRRLVNHEERGRVLQAMDGCSYKAAAGGSLSNTLVALARLGGRSLRDPVINVAMAGSVASDLLGGFYREKLRRANVQFLSVPIKDATTGTVIVLTTPDAQRTMLAYQGTSSTVNFDTSLASAVSKTNILVVEGYLFELPDTIKTITKACMEARSNGALVAVTASDVSCIERHFDHFWEIIGNYADLIFANVDEARALCNFDAKESTVSVTRYLSQFVPLVSVTDGIRGSYIGVKGEAVYIPPSPCVPVDTCGAGDAYASGILYGVLRGMSDLRSIGTIAAKVASTVVAQQGTRLRISDAVKLAESFAFQLDTSSVRSDVGTDHISSV from the exons ATGTCTATGTCTCTTTCTCTTGTTCGTCTCTCTTGTTCCTCTCATTCGATTCCTCCCCAATTACCGAATTCTCGTACTGCCCGTTTCAGTTTTTGCCGCTATAGACGCAGACACGTTTCTGCTTCATCTTCCATTCACCGTGGTCTCTTCAAAGTCCATTCCCTTTCCAGCCTCGGCAGAGCTCATGAATTTGACAGCATAAGTCAAAGGAGCcacgatgaagaagaagatgacgaACAACAAATTAGGACTAGGGCTAGTAATGAACATCAAGTAgacgatgaagaagaagatgaagaagaggaaTCTATCAGCTCTTGTGTTTTCCCTGAAAGATGGGATGTCTTAGGTCTTGGACAAGCCATG GTAGACTTTTCTGGCACAGTGGATGATGAGTTCTTGAAGAATTTAGGATTAGAAAAGGGAACAAGGAGACTTGTAAATCATGAGGAAAGAGGTAGAGTTTTGCAGGCCATGGATGGTTGCAGCTATAAAGCTGCCGCTGGTGGATCGCTTTCTAATACCTTAGTTGCCCTGGCAAGGCTTGGAGGTCGCTCCCTACGAGATCCTGTTATAAATGTGGCAATGGCTGGCAGTGTTGCGAGTGATCTGTTGGGTGGTTTCTACAG ggaAAAATTACGCCGAGCAAATGTGCAATTTCTGTCTGTGCCTATCAAGGATGCGACAACTGGAACAGTTATAGTACTTACAACTCCAGATGCTCAGCGAACAATGCTTGCATATCAG GGCACATCTTCAACCGTTAACTTTGACACTTCCTTGGCAAGTGCAGTTTCTAAGACCAACATACTTGTTGTTGAAGGTTATCTATTTGAACTTCCCGATACTATTAAAACAATAACAAAAGCATGTATGGAAGCTAGGAGTAATGGTGCTCTGGTTGCAGTAACAGCTTCAGATGTCTCCTGCATTGAGAGGCATTTTGATCATTTCTG GGAGATCATAGGCAATTATGCAGATTTAATCTTCGCAAACGTTGATGAGGCGAGAGCTCTTTGTAATTTTGATGCAAAGGAGAGCACTGTTTCTGTTACAAGGTATCTAAGTCAGTTTGTCCCTCTAGTATCCGTTACGGACGGTATCAGAGGCTCTTACATAGGTGTAAAAGGTGAAGCCGTATACATCCCTCCCTCTCCATGTGTTCCAGTGGATACCTGTGGTGCTGGTGATGCATATGCATCTGGCATTCTGTATGGTGTTTTACGAGGCATGTCAGATTTGAGGAGTATCGGTACAATAGCAGCTAAGGTTGCGTCCACTGTTGTTGCACAGCAGGGAACGAGGCTACGAATTTCAGATGCAGTTAAATTGGCtgaatcttttgcatttcaactTGATACATCGTCTGTTCGATCTGATGTTGGTACTGATCATATTTCCAGTGTTTAA